One stretch of Camelus bactrianus isolate YW-2024 breed Bactrian camel chromosome 21, ASM4877302v1, whole genome shotgun sequence DNA includes these proteins:
- the F11R gene encoding junctional adhesion molecule A, producing MGTMTKAGWKQLLLFTSVILCSLALGRGAVYSSEPEVRVAENKPATLSCSYSGFSSPRVEWKFTHGDITSLVCYNNKITASYENRVTFSDSGITFSSVTRKDTGMYTCMVSDEGGNTYGEVTVQLIVLVPPSKPTINVPSSATIGNRAVLSCSEKDGSPPSEYFWFKDGVQMPTEPKSNRAFSNSSYSLNHKTGELIFDPVSAFDAGDYTCEAQNGYGSPMKSDTVHMEAAELNVGGIVAAVLVTLILLGALIFGIWFAYSRGYFDRAKKGTSSKKVIYSQPTARSEGEFRQTSSFLV from the exons GCTCCCTGGCGTTGGGCAGGGGTGCAGTGTACAGTTCTGAACCAGAAGTCAGAGTTGCTGAGAATAAAC CTGCCACGTTGTCCTGCTCCTACTCGGGCTTTTCTTCTCCCCGAGTGGAGTGGAAGTTTACCCATGGTGACATCACCAGCCTCGTTTGCTACAACAACAAGATCACAG CTTCCTATGAGAACCGAGTTACCTTCTCAGATAGTGGCATCACCTTCAGTTCTGTGACCCGGAAAGACACCGGGATGTATACTTGTATGGTCTCTGATGAAGGCGGCAACACCTATGGCGAGGTCACCGTCCAGCTCATTGTGCTTG tgcctccatccaAGCCTACCATCAACGTCCCCTCCTCTGCTACCATCGGCAACCGTGCAGTGCTGTCCTGCTCAGAGAAAGACGGTTCCCCACCATCTGAATACTTCTGGTTCAAGGATGGGGTACAGATGCCTACGGAGCCCAAGAGCAACCGTGCCTTCAGCAACTCTTCCTATAGCCTGAATCACAAGACAGGGGAGCTG ATCTTCGATCCTGTGTCGGCCTTTGATGCTGGAGATTACACTTGTGAGGCACAGAATGGGTATGGGTCACCCATGAAGTCAGACACTGTGCACATGGAAGCTG CGGAGCTGAATGTAGGGGGCATTGTGGCAGCTGTCCTTGTAACACTTATTCTCCTTGGAGCCTTGATTTTTGGCATCTGGTTCGCCTATAGCCGAGGCTACTTTGACA gagCAAAGAAAGG GACCTCAAGTAAGAAGGTGATTTACAGCCAGCCCACTGCTCGCAGTGAA GGAGAATTCAGACAGACCTCGTCATTCTTGGTGTGA